Proteins encoded within one genomic window of Bradyrhizobium sp. AZCC 1719:
- the ntrB gene encoding nitrate ABC transporter permease: MTMPAIKAEATAVAIPTASPTSAAPVVTMTPKPAPRAEKYVKMGKEIAVRIVPPLIVLALLMLFWELVCRRTGSTLPPPSRVFKDTKELIFDPFFDNGGIDKGLFWHLSASLQRVAYGYSIAAIVGIALGTLVGQSVWAMRGLDPLFQVLRTIPPLAWLPLSLAAFRDGHPSAIFVIFITSVWPIIINTAVGIRNIPQDYRNVAAVVQLNPLEFFSKIMIPAAAPYIFTGLRIGIGLSWLAIVAAEMLIGGVGIGFFIWDAWNSSHISEIILALFYVGIIGFVLDRLIAGLAKVVTRGTALN, from the coding sequence ATGACGATGCCTGCGATCAAAGCTGAAGCCACTGCCGTGGCCATTCCGACCGCCTCACCGACCTCTGCGGCACCGGTGGTGACGATGACACCGAAGCCGGCGCCACGTGCCGAGAAATACGTCAAGATGGGCAAGGAGATCGCGGTGCGCATCGTGCCGCCGCTGATCGTGCTAGCGCTCCTGATGCTGTTCTGGGAATTGGTCTGCCGCCGCACCGGCTCGACCCTGCCGCCGCCGTCGCGCGTCTTCAAGGACACCAAGGAACTGATCTTCGATCCGTTCTTCGACAATGGCGGCATCGACAAGGGCCTGTTCTGGCATCTGTCCGCCTCGCTGCAGCGCGTCGCGTATGGCTATTCGATCGCCGCGATCGTCGGCATCGCGCTGGGTACGCTGGTCGGGCAATCGGTGTGGGCGATGCGCGGACTCGATCCGCTGTTCCAGGTGCTGCGCACCATTCCGCCACTGGCCTGGCTGCCGCTGTCGCTGGCCGCGTTCCGTGATGGACACCCATCGGCGATCTTCGTCATCTTCATCACCTCGGTCTGGCCGATTATCATCAACACCGCGGTCGGCATCCGCAACATCCCGCAGGATTACCGGAATGTCGCAGCCGTCGTGCAGCTCAATCCGTTGGAGTTCTTCTCCAAGATCATGATCCCGGCAGCGGCGCCCTACATCTTCACGGGCCTGCGCATCGGCATCGGCCTGTCGTGGCTGGCGATCGTGGCTGCGGAAATGCTGATCGGCGGCGTCGGCATCGGCTTCTTCATCTGGGACGCCTGGAATTCCTCGCACATCAGCGAAATCATCCTGGCGCTGTTCTACGTCGGCATCATCGGCTTCGTGCTCGACCGCCTGATCGCGGGACTGGCGAAGGTCGTGACCCGCGGCACCGCGCTGAACTGA